TCTGGTGCTTGTCCTGCATCGCGATCTCAGGGGGCTCGCGGTAGATCCCGATGCACAGGCGCACGTTCGGCTGCAACGGTGCGAGATCTGCGATGTCCTGGCGAGTGCGGAACAGGCGGGACTGCAACACCACGCCGCAGTTGTCGAAACCGGCCTCGCGGAAGCGGCGGTAGAGGCGCAGGGTCGAGTCGATGGTGGTGTGGTCCTCCATGTCCAGGCGCATGAACTGGCCACTGTCGCGGGCGAGCGACAACAGGGCTACGGCGCGCTCGTAGCACGCTTCTTCGTCCATCATCTGCCCCAAGGCACTGAGCTTGATCGACACGTTGCCGTGTTCGCGGCGGCTGGCCATGTCCTGGATCAGCGCGTGGAACTCGTCGTAGTAGGCCTGGATGTCGGCGTCGTTCTCGACGTCCTCGCCGAGCACGTCGCAGGTCGAGTGGAGGCCGCGTTCCTTCCAGATACGGTCGACGGTCTGCAGGGCCTCCTCCCGGGTCTCGCCGGCGATGTAGGCGTCGGCGGCCAGGCGCACGAGCGGCTTGGGCGCCGCCCGCAGGACACCGACCATGCCCTTGTGGAACATGCGCTTCAGCGCGCCCTCGTGGTGGGTGGGCGGGGCGCCGGTCTCGCTGGCGGTGGCCTTGCTCCAGGCGCCACGCGGGGTGGGGCGGGAGTCGGTCGAGTTGCGATCGTCGACGGAAGCCATTCGGTCCTCCGGGTGCGCGAGGTGGGAACGACGAGGGTCAGTCGAGGAGATCCAACAGGGCGTCCACGAGTTCGGGGTGACGGAACTCGAAGCCGGCGTCCAGCGCCCGCTGGGGCACCACCCGCTTGCTGGCGAGCAGCTCCGTCGAGAACTCGCCGAACAACATCTGCAGGGCGAAGGCCGGCGCCGGGACGAACGAGGGGCGCCCGAGCACGTCACCGAGAACGTCGGCGAACTCCTTCTGGCGCAGGACACCCGGCGCGGCGGCGTTGTAGGGGCCGTCCCATCGCTCGTCCACCGACGTTATCAACATACGGACGAGGTCGTCCCGATGGATCCAGCTCCACCACTGGTCGCCGGAGCCGAGCGGGCCGCCCACCCCGAAACGGAAGGGGGGCAGCATCTGCTGCAGCGCACCCCCCGCGGGGTCGAGGACGATGCTGATGCGGAGCTGGACCACGTCCAGGCCGAGCGCACGGGCATGGACCCCCTCGGTCTCCCACTCGACACAGGTCCGGGCGAGGAAGTCGTCGCCGGGCTCGTCGTCTTCGCGGAGTTCGTCGTCGGCCCGGTCGCCGTAGTAGCCGATCGCGCTCGCACTCACCAGTGTGCGTGGGCGGTCGTCGAGGCCGCGCAGGCTGTCGACGAGGTGCCGGGTGCCGAGAACCCGGCTGTCGCGGATGCGCTTCTTCTTGTCGTCGGTCCAGCGGCCGGCCACGTTCTCGCCGGCCAGGTGGATGATCGCATCGACGCCGTCGAAGACTTCGCGGGGCGCGGGGCCGACGTTCGGGTCCCACTTCACGTGCCGGTAGATCAACGGGAGCTGACTCGCCGCCCGCAGGGGGTTCCGGGACGAGGCCACGACCTCGACGTCGCGCTCCACCAGGGCCGCCACGAGGGCGCGCCCCACGAAACCGGTCGCGCCGGTCACCAGAATGCGCATGGTCCCAGGCACTCGCGTAAGGGTGGACGTTCCCGGGGCTCGGAGGTCCCCGACCGACACCACATGCTACAGCAAGCGTGCACGGTCGGCAGCGGTCCGCACCACGTAGAAGCTGTGATGGAGATGCGATCGGATCAGAGGAACAGCAACAGGCTGAGCGCCATGATCGCCATACCCGAGATGAGCCCGTAGATCGCACCGTGATGCTCGCCGTACTGCTCCGCCGCGGGCAGGAGCTCGTCGAGCGAGATGAACACCATCACGCCCGCCACGCCGGCGAAGACGGTTCCGAACAGGACGTCGGACATGAAAGGCCGGAGCAGGAAGTAGCCGAGCGCGGCTCCCAGCGGCTCACTGAGGCCCGACAGGAACGACAGCCGGAATGCTCGCTTGCGGCTGCCGGTGGCGTAGTAGATCGGAACGGCCACGGCGATCCCCTCGGGGATGTTGTGGATCGCGATCGCCACGGCGATCGACACGCCGACCGACGGGTCCTCGAGGGTGCTGAGGAAGGTCGCCAGGCCCTCCGGGAAGTTGTGCAGGGCGATCGCGAAGGCCGAGAAGAGGCCCATGCGCATGAGCCGGTGCTGCCGTCGCTCGTCTTCGGTCATCTCCTCCACGCGGCGGAGCTCGTGGGGGTTGCCGCCCTCGAGCGCGGGTAGCCGATCGAGCGCCGCCATGACCAGGATCCCCGCGAAGAACCCGCCCGTCGTGGCCCATGAGGCCGCCGGCTCGCCCAGGGCGATCGCCAGCGAATCGTGCGCCTTGGCGATGATCTCGACGAAGCTCACGTAGATCATCACGCCGGCCGACAGGCCCAGCGACACGGCGAGGAAGCGCGCGTTCGTGCGCTTCGAGAAGAACGCGATGGCGCTGCCGATGCCGGTGGACAGGCCCGCGAACAGCGTCAGTCCGAATGCGAGGAGGACCGGACCCTCGAGCATGGGATCATCGACCTTCCAGCAGGCCGAGCAGGTCGTCGTGTCCGGACTCGCGGGCCAGGTCGACGGGCGTGCGGCCCGCGTCGTCGGCGAGGTCGGGGTCGGCGCCGTGTTCGAGCAGGCGACGCGCCATCATCGTGTTCCCCGCGGCGGCGGCGGCGTGCAGGGCCGAATGGCCGCGGGCCTGGCGCGCGTTCACCGACGCACCGTCGCGCAACAGGAGCCCCACGATGTCGGAGTCCCCGCCCGCGGCGGCGCTGTGCAGGGGACGAACGGCACTCTCGTTGTCGGCGGGAACGTTCACGTCGGCCCCGCTGTCGATCAGCAGGTCGACCGCATCGAGGTGCGCGAAGAAACAGGCGAGGTGCAGCGGCGTGAAGCCGTCCCCCGCGCGCGCCGCGACCCGTGACGGGTCCTCGCGCAGGCCTCGCCGTAGCTGATCGGTACGGCCCAGGGCCGCGGCCTCGAAGACGTCGAGGTCCGGGTCCTCGCGGAGCAGGAGGTCGAGGGCTTCGTTCGCGCGATGGTGGAGAGCCAGCAGGATCGCCGACACGCCGTCGGCGTCCCGGGAAGCGGCGGCCGAGGGATCCCGTTCGAGGATCTCGCGGACCCGGGCGGAATCGCCCCCACGGATGGCGCGAAGGATCTCGTGCGGCATGGCGGCGGACTCCGCGGGCAAGAGGAGGGAGCGCGTTCGGGGCCGCAGTCTACTCGCAGTCCCCTGTGGGCGCACGCACGCTTCGTGCCGTCAGTCGTCGTCTCCGCCCAGGTCGGGATCTCCGATGATGTCGAAGGGATACACGCGGAAGCGCACCGACATACCGATGGTGACTCCCGTGTAGTCGATCTCGAACTCCGGGATGTCACCGGGCGGCACCGGGCGCGCGTCGCTGCGCGGGCTCACCGTCACGTCGGTCTCGCGCGTGACCGCCGACCGGAACGCGACGAAGGGCAGGAACGACAGCTCGGTCGTGAACTCGAGTTCGGCCATCGCCTGCACTTCCCAGAACACGCCCGAGCCCGTCACCTCGAAGTTGCTGAGACCGCTGAAGTCCTCGTCGTCGCCGCGCGATTCGAAGCGGCCGGCGCCGAAGCCCAGGAGGAGCGAATTGCCGTACCCCTCCGTCCCGAGGCGGAAGTCGAAGCCGGCCCCGAAGACGTTGGCCGGGATGTTCAGGCTGACCGTCTTGTTCGATCCCGGCGAGGCGAAGCGATCCGGAGCGTCGGCCTCGAGCAGGTACGGGAGCCGCTCGTAGAAGAGCCAGGCGTTGATCGTCTCGGTCACCGTGAAGCCGACGCGGACGTCGAAGGGGATCCCCCACTCCTTGTCGAAGAACTCGACCTCCTCGGAGATGTCGAAGCTCTGGCGTCCGGTCGACAACCGGGTGGCCAGCTCTTCGAGCGGATCGGGGTCGGTGTCGTTGTAGAAGCCCATGCCCCCGCGCATGCCGACCCAGATCAGCGTGTCGTCGAGAGCGTGGGCGGGAATCGGCAGTGCGCATGCCAGGGCGCACGCCAGCGCGAGCAACGATGAGCGCATGGAATGGTCTCCAGGGACGGGGACGCCGTGCCCACAATATGCGGATCCGCCGCCCCCGGGTCCAGCGGGGCGGCGGGCCGCGATCTCAGGCGCCCAGTCGTTCGCGTACGAGGGTGCGCAACGAGGAGGCCTTCTCCTCGGCCGTACCCAGCGCCGCGTCGGCTCGCTCGCGGGTCTCGGAGACCCAGGCGTCGTCCCCCTCGATGCCGTTCAGGTTGATCAACACGTTGTAGAACGCAGCCTCGGCGCCGGCCAGGGCGCACAGGCCGGCCACCCCCGCGTCGCTGAGCGAGTTCGGGTTGCCCTTCTCGGCGGCTTGCCGGGCCAGGTCGAAGACCGGCAGCGTTCGCTCGAGCACGTCGAGAGGCACGAGCGTGGCACCACGGTTGGCCTCGCGCAGGGCGCGCTCCTTGGCGGCTTTCTCCTCGGGGGTCCCGGCCGGCAGGCGGTTGGCCTCGATCACCCTGGTGAAGGCGTCGGTGTCGGCGTCGATCGCGCGGACGAACCAGTCCTTGTGCTGCTGGGCTTCCTCCGCGATCGCGCTCATGGTGTCGCGGGCCTCGGCCGGGTCGCGCCAGATCACGCTGAGGTTGGGCACCATGGCGGCGAGAGCGGCGGCCATCGATCCGCACAGCGCGGCCACGCTGCCCCCGCCGGGCGCGGGAGACTCGCTCGACAGCTCGTCGGCGAAGTCCCGGATGCTCAGCGTGCGCAGGCCTTCCTCCCGGCGCAGCCGGTACTCGATGATCTTCTCCT
The genomic region above belongs to Candidatus Krumholzibacteriia bacterium and contains:
- a CDS encoding proline dehydrogenase family protein, which codes for MASVDDRNSTDSRPTPRGAWSKATASETGAPPTHHEGALKRMFHKGMVGVLRAAPKPLVRLAADAYIAGETREEALQTVDRIWKERGLHSTCDVLGEDVENDADIQAYYDEFHALIQDMASRREHGNVSIKLSALGQMMDEEACYERAVALLSLARDSGQFMRLDMEDHTTIDSTLRLYRRFREAGFDNCGVVLQSRLFRTRQDIADLAPLQPNVRLCIGIYREPPEIAMQDKHQMKQHLLELLEVLWANGQHVGIATHEEWVIRDSLALAERMGKPMEEVEVQHLLGVPREGLQRELVGLGVRVRLYVPYGEQWHPYSMRRLENNPDMFGMVAWNMISGPFRK
- a CDS encoding TIGR01777 family oxidoreductase; translated protein: MRILVTGATGFVGRALVAALVERDVEVVASSRNPLRAASQLPLIYRHVKWDPNVGPAPREVFDGVDAIIHLAGENVAGRWTDDKKKRIRDSRVLGTRHLVDSLRGLDDRPRTLVSASAIGYYGDRADDELREDDEPGDDFLARTCVEWETEGVHARALGLDVVQLRISIVLDPAGGALQQMLPPFRFGVGGPLGSGDQWWSWIHRDDLVRMLITSVDERWDGPYNAAAPGVLRQKEFADVLGDVLGRPSFVPAPAFALQMLFGEFSTELLASKRVVPQRALDAGFEFRHPELVDALLDLLD
- the zupT gene encoding zinc transporter ZupT is translated as MLEGPVLLAFGLTLFAGLSTGIGSAIAFFSKRTNARFLAVSLGLSAGVMIYVSFVEIIAKAHDSLAIALGEPAASWATTGGFFAGILVMAALDRLPALEGGNPHELRRVEEMTEDERRQHRLMRMGLFSAFAIALHNFPEGLATFLSTLEDPSVGVSIAVAIAIHNIPEGIAVAVPIYYATGSRKRAFRLSFLSGLSEPLGAALGYFLLRPFMSDVLFGTVFAGVAGVMVFISLDELLPAAEQYGEHHGAIYGLISGMAIMALSLLLFL
- a CDS encoding ankyrin repeat domain-containing protein encodes the protein MPHEILRAIRGGDSARVREILERDPSAAASRDADGVSAILLALHHRANEALDLLLREDPDLDVFEAAALGRTDQLRRGLREDPSRVAARAGDGFTPLHLACFFAHLDAVDLLIDSGADVNVPADNESAVRPLHSAAAGGDSDIVGLLLRDGASVNARQARGHSALHAAAAAGNTMMARRLLEHGADPDLADDAGRTPVDLARESGHDDLLGLLEGR